The DNA segment CCGTAATCATCTGTAACCGCATCTGTTTATTCATCATCGGCCCTAACTCTCTTTCTATAGGTATCTATATTATTATCATATTGGTAATTGATGGGGATTGGTATGTATAAATGGTGAACAATGATTGAATAACAAAAAGAGACAGTAGAATCTGTCTCTTGGGTTATTTAAGCATAATTATTTCACCTTTTTTTAATCCTAACTTTGATACATCACCAGCTGGAAGTTCCACTACTGAGTAGGCATGGTTGATTGGTTTAACAATTTGCCATGGCTTGAGCTTTTCAATCATTTTAACAATTTGTCCCTCTTTACTAAGAAAAATGGCATCAATTTCAAAGTTCATAAAGCACATGTGTATGGAATTACAGGGAATGATCCATAAACCCTCGTCCATCAGTACCTCCTTCCGAAACATTAATCCTTTTAATCTTTTAAAAAATGAATCAGCAAGGTTAATAGAATAGGGAATGGTCCTCGTTACTTGTTCCATTAAATAGTCTCCTTTAAATTTTTTGTTCTTTATATTGAATATACAGTATTGAATAGCAGTTCTCAATATTGAACGTTGTAGAAACATGTCGTTTTTTATTTAGAACAAGATTACTAGGAATCTATTTACAATTCATGCCAATCGTACTATTATTTACTCAAGAGCTGTTCATTAAAAAGAACAAACACCATAATATTTACGTAATATAAAGAACGAATATTATTTGATAGGTGTTCTGTACAATGAACGACACTCGAAAAATTAAACTATTTCTAGGAGGAAAAAAACATGTTGAAAAAAATTAAGGGATTAGTAGTACAAGAAGAAGGCCAGGCATTAACTGAGTATGGATTAATTCTTGCATTAGTTGCAGTTGTTGTAGCGGGATCACTGATATTGTTAAAAAATGAGCTAGTAACTGTGTTTGGGAAAATCACTGATAAATTAAAGTGATAAATATTATGGATTTTCGAAAGAAGCCCTGCTTTAAAAAGTGGGGCTTAATTCTTAAAAAACTGAGGTATTTCCTATGATTACAAAAATAATACTTTTAGCAATATTATTAATCTCATTTTATACAGATGTAAAAAGTAGAAAGATATTAAACATTGTCACCTTGCCAGCAATCTTGTTTGCTTTTGTTTATTATTTATCTTTTCAAGGATTAGATGGATTCCTTTTTAGCGGAAAAGGATTTCTAGTAGGATTAGGGCTACTTATTCTTCCGTATATGTTAGGTGGAATGGGAGCAGGGGATGTAAAGCTAATGGCATCAATAGGAGCTTTAATGGGAACTAGCTTTGTTTTTTATTCTTTTATCTATACAGCATTAATTGGTGGATTAATTGCAGTTGTGCTGATTGTAAAACAAAAGGGTTTTGTAAATATGATTAAGACATTCCTCTTTGCAATTGTATTTATCCGAAGCAATCTAGGTTCCATTCACTTAGCTAATGGCAACCAATCAAGCATTTCCTTTCCGTATGGAATAGCCATAGTACTTGGAACACTTTGTTCACTAATCTGGGGTGGATTTTAATGAAGTCTGAAAATGGTCAATCACTAGTTGAATTTGCACTAGTTCTCCCTTTGATAGTTTTATTACTGTTTGGAATTATTGACTTTTCAAGAATTTTTCATGTTTACCTGACAATGGATCATGCAGGAAGAGAAGCTGCCCGGGCAGCCAGTATTGGAAACGATGTTTCAGAGATAAAAAATACCGCTGTAAACGATGCGACAAGTATCGGTTTAACAGCAGATAGGGTAGCCATTTCTGGTACTCGGAATTCTGGTACCAATGTAACGATAACCATTACCTATCCAATCACATTTCTAACCCCAGTAATTGGAGAAATCGTTGGATCCTTAACCTTAAAGGACACCACAACAATGAGGGTGGAGTAAATGAAAAAAATAATTAGGTTGTTGAATTTGAATGATGAAAGCGGGTCAGCATTGGTAATAGTGGCCATTTCCTTGGTTGCTCTTCTAGGCTTTACTGCTTTAGTAATAGATGGTGGAAGACTTTATGTTGAAAAAAGCAAGTTGCAGAATGCTCTAGATGCAGCAGTATTAGCAGGGGCCCAAGGCTTAAAGAAGAGTGAGACGCAAGCAATTACAAACGCTAAAGATGTCGCTGCAAAAAACGGTTTTTCAATTACAGAAAGTAATCTCACTATAACAGGTGACAGCATAAAGGCAACAAAACTTGTAAATGTACCGCTTACTTTTGCAAGGGTAATAGGAAAAAATGATACAGATGTTAAGGCAACTGCTAAGGCGATTGTTGGACATGTACGGATGGCAAAAGGAGTGGCTCCGATAGCAGTAGAAGAAAGTCATATTCCAAATGGCAAGGAGCTAACCTGCTTTGAGAAGAACAAGGGGAACTGTGGTTTTCTAGCTCTAGATGGAAGAGGTGCATCTAGCCTAGAGGAAGCGATTAGAAATGGAAGTGTTTATACTGTTGGCGAAACAGTTTTAACCGAACCTGGAGTAACGTGGGGACCCACCAGTAAAGCAATCAATGATTTGATTGCTAGTGATGCAAGCAAACCACAGTGTCAGGACCCAAAAACTGCCGATAATCAGTGCAACAGAGTAATAAACATTGTAGTCATTGACACTTGGGATGGAGCAAATGGACGAGACGAATTAAATGTAACCGGATTTGCATCCTATTGGCTTGAGGGATTTGACGACAAAACACTCAAAGGTCAATTCCTGACTAGACTTCAACCAGGAGAGATTAGTGATACAGGCGTTGGCACCTTATATAGTGTCAAACTAGTAGAATGATAATTCATGTAAGCAAGAGGTGTAGGAGGACGTTATGAATACGAAAAAGATATGGATGATTTCATTAATACTTGGCATGACTGTTGCTTGCTTTGCTTATTTTACTATTTTATCAAAGGGAAACGTTACAACTGCTTCGGGAACAGAGACAGGACAGGAGCAGCAACAGAAAGCTACTGACCAATCCAATCAGCAAGCAGAAGAAAAGAAAAAAGCGGACGAGGAAAAGAAAAAGAGTGAAAGAGAATTTAAAAATTATCTTGTCGAGGTAAGCAAGGGGAAACGAGCGATGTCAATCAAGGTAGACCTCGAGCAGGGGGTATCGGGTTACATCGCACAAAATTCAAACGTAGATGTCATTGCTTATGAAACTACTAAAGATGCGGAAGGAAAGGAATTCAAATCTGCCGTCCTCGTGCTTGAAAATGTAAAAGTCTTAACCTCAGGCAAATCCTCAGATAACAAAGAAGAGGCCCTTCATTACGAAACCGTTACTTTAGAGGTGACACCTGAAGAAGGGATCATGCTTGGCCTAGCATCAAAGGATAAGGATGGATTTTACCTCATGCTCCGAAATACCGATGATAATGAGAGTGGTAAAGCAGGGTTAAAACAAACAAGAGAAGTGATTAAAGATGACAATGGGGAGGGTAAAGATTCGAAATGAGTATAAACTGGATTTATTTTTCTGATACCAATACTCCTCCTGGAGAAATTAAAGCACTATTGGAAAAAAAGCAATTTCAGTTAACAGCATCCAATCAGGTTGAAAAACTGCATTCCCTTCTAGTCCAAAATAACCAGTCGGTCCTATTTATTAAAGCCCATACACTATATAACGTGTATGAACTGTGTCAGGAAATCTCGGTCCTTTATCCGCACGTTTATATCATATTAATAGTGGCTGACAACATGGAAAATTTGAAAAAGGCCATGCTGATGGGAGCGTCCGATACCCTCCTATCTTCGTATACTGACGAAGAACTTAGTGAAGCGATTGATCATGCGAAGAAATATATGGAGCACCGCGCAAAAAAGGATTCCATGTTCCATTTAAAAGAAAAAAGTAGAGTCATGGCCGTTGCCACTCCCAAGGGTGGGGTTGGTAGAACACTAGTTACAGTCAATCTAGCGATTGCTTTTGCCAGAATGGGGAAAAAAGTGGCGGTCATTGATGGGAACCTGCAATTTGGTGAAGTGGCCATGTACTTTAATTCAAAACCCAAAAGAACGATTTATGAATGGGTAAAAGAAGCCTCTAGCCGTGGAACCTATTCTATTGAACAATATATGACGGCTGTTGATGGCGATGTATCCATCCTGGCAGCACCACCACGTCCCGAATTCTTTGAAGGTATTTCAGAGGAACATATGAAAGAAGCGGTTGAAGCAGCGAAGAATCTGTATGATATTGTCCTGATTGACTTGCCGGTATATCTTTCAGAAATTCATTTACGGTGTTTGGATTTGGCAGACGACATATTACTTCTGGCCAGCAATGATATCGCAGTTTTACGACTAAGCCAACTTTACCTTGAAACGCTTGAGACCATTCAGCAAAAAGACAAAGTAAAGCTGATTTTAAACCGATTCGAAAAAGGCAAGGGATTGGAACTTAAGAAAATTGAAGGTATCTTTGAAATGCCAATCTATCACCTTTTACCAGAACAATCAAATGTCGCGGCTGCCTCGATTAAATCCGGTGAGCCATTTATGCTTTCGAATTCTCGTAGTCAAATTGGTAAGGGAGTTTGGAAATTAGCAGAGAAACTCTCTGAACAAATCAATCCAGTCGTGACCGAAACAAAAAAGGAAAAACGTTGGTTTCTTATAGGTAGGTAAGGAGGGGATCCTATTGTCACTGTTTGAACGATTTAAAGAGGAATCGGTTAAAGGACAGGGGAACAAAAGCATAGCAACAGATACACTGGAATTTTCGGTGCTTAAGAGATCACAAGAATTTTGGAAGCTTGAAGCAGATCTTCACGATTTCCTCTTAGAAGAGTTAAAGAAATACCCCGGACAAAATAGAGAACAAGAAACATTAAAAATAGAAGAACTAGGGCAGGCTTTCTTTGAGCAAGAGGGCGGCAGACTGACATTTGAAGAAAAACAAGAAATTTTGAATTACGTCAAAGACGAGCTAATGGCCTACGGTCCCATTACACCTTTATTAGAAAACCCAACGATTAGTGAGGTTATGGTTAATAGCTATGACGAAATTTATTATGAAAAAAATGGACGGATTATTAGAAGCAATGTTCATTTCGTTGATAATCATCATGTGATGCGTGTCCTAGAGAGGATTGTTTCCCCGATTGGCAGGAGGATCGATGAGAGTTCTCCCATGGTAGATGCGCGTCTGCCGAATGGATCGCGTGTCAATGCCATCATTCCTCCTCTGGCGTTAAAAGGACCTAGTTTAACAATCAGGAAATTCTCTGATATTCCTTTTAAAATTAAGGATCTTGTTCATTTCGGAACCTTAAATAAAGACATGGCGGAATTCCTTAATGTATGTGTAAAATCCAAACTCAATATTTTTATCAGTGGTGGGACAGGGTCAGGAAAAACCTCTACATTAAATGTCTTATCATCTTTTATTCCTAACAATGAACGGATTGTTACGATTGAAGATGCTGCAGAACTAAAACTCAATCAGGAGCACATTGTGGCATTAGAATCTCGTCCGCCAAATATTGAGGGCAAAGGGCAAATCACGATTCGGGATTTAGTTCGAAATTCACTACGTATGCGTCCTGACCGTATAGTAGTTGGTGAGGTCCGTGGTGCCGAAGCCTTGGATATGCTCCAAGCCATGAATACCGGACATGACGGCAGCTTAAGTACCGGTCACGCCAACTCGCCGAGAGATATTTTATCCCGTCTGGAAACGATGGTCTTGATGGCTGGGTTTGACCTGCCAGTAAAGGCTATTCGAGAACAGATTGCGAATGCGATTGATTTAATTGTTCATCAATCGAGATTGAAGGATGGCTCTCGAAAAATTACACATATCACCGAAGTACTGGGGATGGAGGGTGATACCATTATTCTCCAGGATATCTATTTATATAAAGAGACTGGGCTTTCTCATGACGGGAAAATCGAAGGGAAATTTATTTCTACAGGTATCCGGCCAAAATTTACAGAGCAGCTTGAATTAAATGGCTATTCAATGCCTGCTTCATGGTTTGTGAGGGAGTGGTAATAGTTGATACTAATAATGGAACTAACTGCCATTTTTTTAATAACAAGTGCATTGATCTTCATTTTCTTAAAAAGCTATTCAAATAAGAAAAGAATCTCGCACCGTCTAGATAAGTTTTTGCCAACTCCTTCCTTGGAAAACTCTCACAGCATAAAAGAAAAAGGACAACCTCTATTCCAGCATTTTTTTCTATCGATTAGCTTACTGTTTAAGGATGTTCAATTTAGTGAAAGGACAGAGAATATCTTACTTGAGGCAGGGAGCAAATTAAAACCCGAGGAATTTTTTGCTCTTCGATTATTGTCAGCATCAGGTTTAGGAGGCGTGACTCTTATTTTAGGGCTGTCATGGTATCTCGTTGCTATACCGATTATCATGGGGTTTGTTATTCCTAAATTCCTCATGCAGAAAAAAAGAAAAAAAAGACTACATGTATCATCCCTCCAGTTAATTGATATTTTAGGGATGATGGCGAATTCAATGAGGGCGGGATTTAGTTTTATGCAGGCCATGCAACTGGTCGGAAAAGAAGTTCCAGCCCCACTTGGTCCTGAGTTTGATCGAGTTGTTCGACAGGTAGCACTAGGGATGCCAATGGAAGAGGTCTTTGAAGAATTAGTCAAGAGGGTCCCGAATAAAGAACTTGAAGTAGTGGTACGTGCCATTCTAGCACAAAGAAAAAGTGGAGGGAACCTGGCTGAGCTTCTCGAAACGATGGAGGAAACTATTAGAGGCAGGGTCAGAATTTTAGAAGAGTTAAACACACTGACCGCACAAGGGAAAATGTCATCATGGATTATTACACTACTCCCAGTTGGGTTAGGCTTATATTTATCATTAGTGAACAGAGAATATTTTGGCCCCATGCTTGAGCACCCACTTGGCTGGGCAATGCTCTTTATCTGCGGGGTTTCTATAATGATTGGCTGGATATTTATTCAAAAGATTATCCGAATAGAGGTGTGATCATGCAGGAAATGATTCTTATTTTATTATCAGGAGCCTTCCTCACTTTTCTACTTGCTGGCATACTATTTTCTGTATTCAAAAAACAGCTCGCTTTTAATGAGCGTGTAGGCAAATTTTTTGAAGAACCTAAAGGAAAAGAAAAAATGGAGCATTCTGAGAATCTGAAGGAAAGTAAATTAAAACTAAGATTTCAAAGATATTGGGATATGGGGACAAATTGGTTAAATAAAAAAGTGTCAAAAACAGAAAGAAAAAGAATAGATAGCACCCTTCGTGATGCAGGCTATCCATTTAAAACGGCTATTGATTTTAGATTATTTCAATTTGTACTAAGTGCAGCTCTTGCTCTTCCTTTTATTCTTTTCATTCTGCCTATAGCTGATAACAAGATGATAACTTGGATATTGGCCATTACCATGGGTTTGCTAGGCTTCCGCTTGCCTGTATTTTTACTTGGAAAAAAGAAGACGGCAAGAATAAAGGAGATTAATAAGTCGATGCCTGATTTTTTCGATACGGTTAACCTATTACTTGAGGCAGGAATGGGGCTGGATTTAGCAATTGCTGAAGTGTCTAAAAACAATAAGGGCCCTCTTTCAGAGGAGTTTCTACATACATTGGAGGATATGAAGCTAGGAAAATCAAGAAGAGAAGCTTTTTATGATTTACGCAAAAGAGTACCTTCTGATTCGTTTCAAACGATTATCACTTCATTAATTCAGGCGGATCAACTGGGAATTGGTATGGCTAAGGTGTTAGGGAATCTCACGATCCGTGTACGAGAACAGCGTCGTGAAGCAGCCCGTGAACAAGCCATGAAAGCCCCTGTAAAAATGCTTTTTCCAATGGTGTTTTTCATTTTTCCAGCCTTATTTATCATCATATTAGGTCCGTTAGTCATTACTTTGGTCACAAAGGGATTCGGTGGATAATTTCTAAGTACAAGAATGGTGGGATTTACGACATTGTTGTTTTGGATTAAGGAGAGATCAAATGGACGGAAAAAGACTCAAACAGTTGAGACTGGGAAAAGGATTTTCATTAACAAAGCTTAGTGAATGTACGGGTATATCAAAGTCTTATTTAAGTTTGATTGAACGTAATATTCAAAGGAATCCTAGCTTAGAAATATTAAATAAGCTTGCAACCCTTTTGGAAGTAGATATGGAAGAGCTAGTGAAAAAAGAAGATAGTGAATCAACTAATAGTACTAAAGGGAAATATTCTGTTAAGAGTATCTTAAAAGTAGAAATTGAACTGTCGGAGGAGCAACTGAGTCCTCAGAAATTAAAACAGATAAAAGAATTAATCCATGTGATAAGTGAGTGTTAAGTTTCATTGATAGAGAGACCAGTTGACTCTGGCTCTCTTTTTTCTTAATTAATTTCTCATCAGGATAAGACAACATTGTGAAGTAACGAAAGGAGCGACAAGATCCCAAGGCTAACTAGGATTGAAAAAAGGGATTTTATTCTATAGTTGGAGACGGATGAAAAAAGCCTTGAAGTAAATAAACTGAGCCAAATGACCACCGTCAAAATGATAAAGCTATCAAAAATATAATATGAAATCATTCCCCAATAAACTACAACGCCCAAAACTGCACTTACAATCAGTGGCACAATCCAATCTCTGCTACCCTTCACACAAGGCTCACTATCATTATCAAGCGACCTTGACGAAAGCAACGGATATAGAAAATAGGGCAAAACAAAACCAAAGCTGGTGCCTGACACTAATCGTTTGATATTGTCACTTTCAAACCAATGCAGATAGGAGCCTAGGCCGTCAACCATCATGGGGACCATTAATAATAGAAGAAAGAAGCTTACTTTAATTGTAGGTATGGTGATTTTTGATTTTCGTTTAGTGAAATGCAAATACGTAAGTGAGGAAAAAATCCCAATATAAATACCTGTATCACGGGCGCAAACGGAAAGAGTTTCTCCTGAAATTTGGAGTGATCTTTCTTCTAATTGGTGACAGATGGCTCTTCCAAAGAAATCCAATAGTTCGTGTAACAACGAGTATCACTCCTATACGAAAAACCCAATTCTTGAAGAGATGAATTGGGTTTTTCCACTTTTTTAATACCCCGACATAAACGGCAAAAAGGAGAAGGCAGAAAGAGCGAACCAACAGATACAGCTCAATACGATCATACCTAAAGCAATGTATAAACAGGTTTTTCCGACAGCTTTCTTTTCTGGATCTTGATCGTTCATCCAAATAATTCCTAGAACGATCCCGACCACAGGAATAAGTATAGATAAGATATAAAAGAGTGCTTTTTGCCCACCTGACACTAACTTCACCTCCATAACTCAAAATTAAGAGGAATTCCATCTAGTAAGAAAATCCCGTTCAATGATATGTATGTCAGTTCACAGGAGAATTTGCCTGTCCTTCTTTTAGAAATTTCTGATTTAAATTTTGTCCACGGGTACATTTTCTAAATTTACCTGTTATAATAGATTGGTAAAAAGTGGGGTATATAAGAAATGGGGGAATTTTTCAGTTCAAGACTTTTGGAGGATGTGCTGATATAAAAGTTATATTTTAATAGAATTGTAATATTTTTAATAGGATAGTAACAATTCAAGAGAAGCTTCGTCTATAATGAAGAAAGACATAAAACATCAAAGAGGGTAATGAAACATGGGGGATCAAAAGCAAGGATGGACCAAAGGGACATTAGTTATTGTCATTTTTGCAATTGGGTTCTTGTTTGCAGGGGTATTTGTGAACAACTATTTTAAGGCAAAAGCCGCCAGTAAACCTATTACTCAAGAAAAAAATGAATTTATGAATCATCCTGGTCAAACCTCAGAAACTATTGTTCAGAATACCAATGATTTACGGATTGAGAAAGAAATGATTCACAAGAAACAAGAGGAAGCGATGGTTGGGAGAAATAAACAAGAGCGAGAGGCAACTAAGGCTCCGGAAAAAACAACTACTGATACTGCCACTACACAGCCTTCAACACAGCCTACAACACCAAAGGACCAAGAAAAAACAAAACCGCCATCAACGGAAACGAAACCAGCTAATGCACAGCCAGCGGCAGCAAGTAAGAAAACGATATACTTAACATTCGATGATGGCCCAGCTGCGTTTTCTGGGGAAATTATCGCGCTTTTAGAAAAATTTCACTACAAAGCGACCTTCTTTATGATTGACGGCAATATAAGAAGATATCCAAACGCGGTAAAATTGATGGTCCAATCTGGAGAGACAGTGGCACTTCATAGTGTCTCCCACAATCAAAAGGTTTTCTATGCATCTGCCACATCTGTAATCAATGAATTAACCCAAAACCGAAATACTCTAAAAGAAGTTTCGGGGGTCGATTCGTATATTATGAGAACACCTTATGGTAGTGTACCAGGCATGACTGCAGAGTACCGTAAAGCGGTTACCGATAATGGCTACTTAATGTGGGATTGGAATATTGACAGCAAAGATTGGTATTATAAAGATGCACGCTATGTGGAGAGTGTCAAACAACAATTAACAAAGTTAGCTAACCATAATGGTCCGATTGTCATTCTTATGCATGAAAGAAAGGAAACGCTTATGCATTTACCGGCTTTACTTGACTATTTGAGTAAACAGGGATACGAAGGTAAAGCGATCGATAGCTCTATGACGCCGGTTCAATTTACGGTAAGATAGCAATTAGGTAGGACAAAATGCTTCAGGGTTTGATATAATTAACATGCAGTTAATAGTATAAATAATGGGGTCCGATAATTTCCTATGATAAATAAAATTTTGAACAGCAGTGGTTTTAAGAGAATATCAATTTTTGTCCTAATTGCACTCGTTTTGTATGCGATGCAATCGATGATTAATTTAATCTTACTTACGTTTATTTTCACCTTTCTAATGGATAGATTAGTGCAATTCATTGAGAGAAAAATACCTCTCAATCGCAAATTGATTGTGGTTACATCGTATGCATGTATTGTCGGATTGCTATCCTATGGATTGGTGATGTACCTGCCAATGATTGCCGGTGAGATTACGGCGTTAATTAAGCAGCTAACCGCTTTTTACACATCAAAGCATGATAATATCTTTTTAAATTATGTAGTCAAGCGAATTGAAGAAATTCAGATTTCTAGTTATCTGGAACAAGGCTTTCAGTTTGTATTAAAATATTTTACTGATATTAGTAAAATTACGTTACAAGTGTTATTAGCTTTATTAATGAGTTTATTTTTCTTATTAGAAAAACCACGCTTAATCGAATTTACGAAGAAATTCAAGACGAGTAAAATTGCACCGTTTTATGCGGAAATTGAATTCTTCGCTAAGAAATTTGTTCGTACTTTTGGTAAAGTAATTGAGGCACAATTAATTATTGCCGTGGTTAACTGTACTTTAACGACGATTTCCCTATGGCTGCTTGATTTTCCGCAATTAGGCGGATTGTCCATTATGATTTTCATATTGGGATTAATCCCTGTGGCAGGTGTCATTATTTCACTTATACCACTTGTCATTATTGCCTACAGTATAGGCGGTATGATGAAGGTACTGTATGTAGGTATTGCCATTATGATCATTCATGGTGTGGAAGCTTATATCTTAAATCCTAATTTAATGAGTTCAAAAACGAATCTTCCTGTTTTCTATACATTCATTGTGCTAATTTTTTCAGAACACTTTTTTGGAATATGGGGACTGATTATCGGGATTCCGGTGTTTGTTTTCCTTTTGGATGTATTAGAAGTGACGGAGACGAAGAAAACGTAAAAAAGCCCTTTTGTGGGCTTTTTTGTTTGTCATTTTCTGATATGCTAAGGGTATGATGCAGGTGAGGAGGAGTTAAGATGGGCGAGTGTAAGTTGAACCATACAAAAGAAGATGTGAAAAGTAAGTACGAGTCTCAGGCTGAATTTTTACCGGAGGACATGAAGCAATTATTTGATTCCTTCTTTGCAGGTGAGCATACGCAGGAGCTTTTAAATGAAGTGTTCCATTTGCTGAAAAAGTATGATTTAGCGTCTGGTGAGGAGCAAAGTGCTCGTAACGAGCGTTTGTATTTGGTGTTAAGGAACTTATAATCATTGTGGGTCGCGTAGAATCTTGAAGATACGCGACCCTTTTTAATTTGGTTTATTGGTTTGTTTTTCCGGGGGAAAAGTGTCTAGATCTATTTTAGATCGCTTTTTTCAAGGGAAAGTAAAAGTAGAGCGAGTCTAGATCGACTTTTGCTCGTTTTTTTGAAGGAAAAGTAAAAGTAGAGCGAGTCTACATCGACTTTTACAGGCTTAATCCAAGGAAAAGTAAAAGTAGAACGAGTCTACAT comes from the Neobacillus sp. PS2-9 genome and includes:
- a CDS encoding polysaccharide deacetylase family protein — encoded protein: MGDQKQGWTKGTLVIVIFAIGFLFAGVFVNNYFKAKAASKPITQEKNEFMNHPGQTSETIVQNTNDLRIEKEMIHKKQEEAMVGRNKQEREATKAPEKTTTDTATTQPSTQPTTPKDQEKTKPPSTETKPANAQPAAASKKTIYLTFDDGPAAFSGEIIALLEKFHYKATFFMIDGNIRRYPNAVKLMVQSGETVALHSVSHNQKVFYASATSVINELTQNRNTLKEVSGVDSYIMRTPYGSVPGMTAEYRKAVTDNGYLMWDWNIDSKDWYYKDARYVESVKQQLTKLANHNGPIVILMHERKETLMHLPALLDYLSKQGYEGKAIDSSMTPVQFTVR
- a CDS encoding AI-2E family transporter, translated to MINKILNSSGFKRISIFVLIALVLYAMQSMINLILLTFIFTFLMDRLVQFIERKIPLNRKLIVVTSYACIVGLLSYGLVMYLPMIAGEITALIKQLTAFYTSKHDNIFLNYVVKRIEEIQISSYLEQGFQFVLKYFTDISKITLQVLLALLMSLFFLLEKPRLIEFTKKFKTSKIAPFYAEIEFFAKKFVRTFGKVIEAQLIIAVVNCTLTTISLWLLDFPQLGGLSIMIFILGLIPVAGVIISLIPLVIIAYSIGGMMKVLYVGIAIMIIHGVEAYILNPNLMSSKTNLPVFYTFIVLIFSEHFFGIWGLIIGIPVFVFLLDVLEVTETKKT